From the genome of Lentilactobacillus buchneri, one region includes:
- a CDS encoding ABC transporter permease, which yields MNHLIVTPTALFFAVALVAVAFFISLKEKIGLEKDLVIGVIRAVIQLTIVGYVLTYIISVNRAWLTLLMVAIIVFNAAWNARGRAKGIPHAFVISLLAIAVATGVTIGLLVLAKAIAFVPSQIVPVSGMIASNAMVAIGLAYRSLNSQFHDQRQGLLERLALGATRYQTAITVVREAIRTGMSPTIDSAKTVGIVSLPGMMSGLIFAGVDPTKAIMYQIMVTFMLMAATSIGSTISCYLAYPQFFNTNMQLRTPHS from the coding sequence ATGAATCACCTGATTGTTACCCCGACCGCTTTATTTTTTGCAGTTGCCTTAGTGGCTGTCGCATTTTTTATCAGCCTCAAAGAAAAAATTGGTCTTGAAAAAGACTTGGTAATCGGCGTCATCCGTGCCGTTATTCAACTGACAATTGTCGGTTACGTCCTGACCTATATCATCTCAGTTAACCGAGCTTGGCTGACACTTCTCATGGTAGCGATCATTGTCTTCAACGCAGCTTGGAATGCAAGAGGCCGTGCCAAAGGCATTCCCCATGCTTTTGTGATCAGTCTGCTTGCCATTGCCGTTGCCACGGGGGTTACAATTGGCTTGCTGGTTTTGGCGAAAGCGATTGCCTTTGTTCCCAGTCAAATCGTGCCGGTTTCCGGTATGATTGCCAGCAATGCGATGGTTGCGATTGGTTTGGCCTACCGAAGCTTGAACAGCCAGTTCCATGATCAGCGCCAAGGGTTGTTGGAAAGGTTGGCTTTGGGAGCGACGCGTTACCAAACCGCCATTACGGTCGTACGAGAAGCAATTCGGACTGGGATGAGTCCCACGATTGATTCGGCAAAAACCGTGGGGATTGTCAGCCTCCCCGGTATGATGTCTGGTCTGATCTTTGCTGGTGTTGACCCTACGAAGGCGATTATGTACCAGATCATGGTCACCTTTATGCTCATGGCGGCCACTAGTATTGGCAGTACGATATCGTGTTATTTGGCGTATCCACAATTTTTTAATACCAATATGCAGTTGAGGACGCCGCACTCGTAA
- a CDS encoding ABC transporter ATP-binding protein, whose protein sequence is MAEAIFDIQNVGLTVSQRTLLANISFKVAPGEFVTITGPSGSGKSTLLLLLATLLTPTEGQIIFSGQPQQEYETTAYRRMVSYCYQQPSLFGETVEDNLAFPFQIRQKPVNHDRMVKALADVNLPADMLTKNITELSGGEKQRVALIRNLIFTPKVLLLDEITTGLDAATKDTVHQVMANFTKQGVTIITVTHDESELAAADRLITIVDGRMEVTA, encoded by the coding sequence ATGGCAGAGGCAATTTTTGACATACAAAACGTTGGCTTAACAGTCTCACAACGAACGCTATTGGCTAATATTTCTTTTAAGGTGGCACCGGGAGAATTTGTGACCATTACCGGTCCTTCCGGGTCAGGTAAGAGCACCTTACTGTTATTATTAGCCACCTTGCTCACACCCACAGAAGGCCAAATTATATTTTCGGGTCAGCCACAACAAGAATATGAAACGACGGCGTACCGTCGCATGGTATCTTATTGCTATCAGCAACCCAGTCTTTTTGGTGAGACAGTTGAAGACAATCTGGCCTTTCCTTTCCAAATTCGCCAAAAGCCGGTCAATCACGATCGGATGGTAAAAGCTTTGGCAGATGTGAATCTCCCTGCCGATATGCTGACAAAGAACATTACGGAACTTTCTGGTGGTGAAAAGCAGCGTGTCGCGTTGATTCGCAATCTCATCTTCACGCCAAAGGTGCTGTTATTAGATGAAATTACAACTGGGCTGGATGCGGCAACAAAGGACACTGTCCATCAAGTGATGGCCAACTTTACCAAACAAGGCGTCACGATTATCACTGTCACGCACGATGAGTCTGAATTGGCGGCAGCCGATCGGCTTATCACCATTGTTGACGGCAGAATGGAGGTGACAGCATGA
- a CDS encoding TMEM175 family protein, producing the protein MFHYSKSRLIGISDEIFAVVLTIMVLDIKTPISTAQGPMLDLIKHLVIYFVSFGIVSQYWVYHQELFSRIEHTTSLITITNIYYLCFISLTPFATSWLNDDFGHQLPTMAYSVIIILVNLTQAIMFHEVIEIGESDGIKMSAHDREEYRSAQIMLGFSLLYLLISYFAPQYFLIVVIIGIALRTTVTTSARIINFIRTRRITK; encoded by the coding sequence GTGTTTCACTATTCAAAATCACGCTTAATTGGTATTTCGGACGAGATCTTTGCTGTGGTTCTAACCATTATGGTGTTGGACATCAAAACACCAATCAGTACAGCGCAGGGACCAATGCTGGATCTGATCAAACATTTGGTGATTTATTTTGTTAGTTTTGGGATTGTTTCTCAGTATTGGGTCTATCACCAGGAACTATTTAGTCGCATCGAACATACAACGTCTTTGATTACAATCACCAACATTTATTACCTTTGCTTCATCAGTTTGACGCCGTTTGCGACCTCTTGGTTAAATGACGATTTTGGCCACCAGCTGCCGACAATGGCTTATTCAGTCATCATTATTTTGGTGAACCTGACCCAGGCAATCATGTTCCACGAAGTTATTGAAATCGGTGAATCAGATGGGATCAAAATGTCGGCTCATGACCGCGAAGAATACAGATCGGCTCAGATCATGCTCGGATTCAGTCTGCTATACCTGCTGATTTCTTACTTTGCACCGCAGTACTTCCTAATTGTGGTGATCATCGGGATTGCGCTGCGGACAACGGTTACCACGAGTGCCCGAATCATTAATTTCATCCGGACTCGAAGAATCACGAAATAA